One segment of Stappia sp. 28M-7 DNA contains the following:
- a CDS encoding AbrB family transcriptional regulator yields the protein MPSLRQALLTLAIGALGGGVFQLAGLPAAWLAGAMVATAIAVLSGVSCAIPDRLRDMLFVVLGLTMGAGVTPETVERIGEWPVTMLLVLVSVAAVLGATFLFQRKVAGWDRDTAYFAAIPGALSYVMILSLSYPRADTMRVAVAQTLRVFILVSLLPPIIAGSEPEVVAVVPAVPIELLPLALVAAAGLVSGYLFQRAGVPAGWLTGPFFVSAALNASGIVAVHLPEWLTIPALVGLGCIIGCRFTNISLRDMLRLLLVSLGAFAVGMSIAVAISLFASSLLGLPLGQLLLAYAPGGLEAMTLLAYLLDLDPAFVAAHQLARYFGMVLLLPFATRQILGPPKRVV from the coding sequence ATGCCCTCACTCAGGCAAGCTCTTTTGACGCTGGCGATCGGTGCCCTCGGCGGCGGTGTGTTCCAGTTGGCCGGGCTGCCTGCGGCCTGGCTCGCGGGAGCAATGGTCGCGACGGCCATCGCGGTCCTGTCCGGTGTCTCCTGTGCGATTCCCGACCGCTTGCGCGACATGCTGTTCGTCGTGCTCGGCCTGACCATGGGCGCGGGCGTCACGCCGGAGACGGTGGAGCGGATCGGCGAATGGCCAGTCACCATGCTGCTGGTGCTGGTCTCGGTCGCCGCCGTGCTCGGCGCGACCTTCCTGTTCCAGCGCAAGGTTGCCGGCTGGGACCGCGACACCGCCTATTTCGCTGCGATACCTGGCGCCTTGTCCTACGTGATGATCCTGTCGCTGTCCTATCCGCGCGCGGACACGATGCGGGTGGCCGTGGCCCAGACGCTGCGGGTGTTCATTCTGGTCTCCCTGCTGCCGCCGATCATCGCCGGCAGCGAGCCGGAGGTCGTCGCAGTGGTTCCGGCCGTGCCGATCGAACTCCTGCCGCTGGCTCTCGTCGCCGCGGCCGGGCTTGTCTCGGGCTACCTGTTCCAGCGCGCCGGCGTTCCCGCCGGATGGCTCACCGGCCCCTTCTTCGTCAGCGCCGCTCTCAATGCCAGCGGCATCGTCGCGGTCCACTTGCCCGAATGGCTGACGATCCCCGCCCTTGTCGGGCTCGGCTGCATTATCGGTTGCCGGTTCACCAACATTTCGCTGCGCGACATGCTGCGGCTTCTTCTGGTCAGTCTGGGGGCCTTTGCCGTGGGCATGAGCATCGCCGTGGCGATCTCGCTGTTCGCCTCGAGCCTGCTCGGCCTGCCGCTCGGACAGCTGCTGCTGGCCTATGCGCCGGGCGGGCTGGAGGCGATGACGCTGCTCGCCTACCTGCTCGACCTCGACCCGGCTTTCGTTGCCGCGCACCAGCTAGCCCGTTATTTCGGGATGGTTCTGCTTCTTCCCTTCGCGACCCGGCAAATCCTGGGGCCGCCCAAACGGGTGGTCTGA
- the ccoO gene encoding cytochrome-c oxidase, cbb3-type subunit II, which translates to MSLWNKHEIFEKHSLILVIGILIVVSIGGLVEIAPLFYLKSTIEKVEGMRPYTPLELAGRNIYIREGCYLCHSQMVRPMRDELERYGHFSLAAESMYDHPFQWGSKRTGPDLARVGGKYSDEWHRDHLADPRSVVPESIMPGYPFLLEAKVETRGIADHLKANRAVGVPYDETQVSEAAADMIAQASPDSAAVDGFLERYPNAIVRDFDGDPSKVTEMDALVAYLQMLGTLVDFSIYDNKANLR; encoded by the coding sequence ATGTCCCTTTGGAACAAACACGAAATCTTCGAGAAGCACTCCCTGATTCTCGTCATCGGCATCCTGATCGTGGTCTCCATCGGCGGCCTGGTCGAGATCGCCCCGCTCTTCTACCTGAAGAGCACGATCGAGAAGGTGGAGGGCATGCGTCCCTACACCCCGCTGGAACTGGCGGGCCGCAACATCTACATCCGCGAGGGCTGCTATCTCTGCCACTCGCAGATGGTGCGCCCGATGCGCGACGAACTGGAGCGTTACGGCCACTTCAGCCTGGCGGCCGAGAGCATGTATGACCACCCCTTCCAGTGGGGCTCCAAGCGTACCGGTCCGGACCTTGCCCGCGTCGGCGGAAAGTACTCCGACGAGTGGCATCGCGACCACCTGGCCGATCCGCGCTCGGTGGTGCCGGAATCGATCATGCCCGGCTATCCGTTCCTGCTCGAGGCGAAGGTGGAGACCCGCGGCATCGCGGATCACCTGAAGGCGAACCGTGCCGTCGGCGTTCCCTATGACGAGACCCAGGTCTCCGAGGCCGCCGCCGACATGATCGCCCAGGCTTCGCCCGACAGTGCGGCCGTGGACGGGTTCCTGGAGCGCTATCCGAACGCGATCGTCCGCGATTTCGACGGCGATCCGAGCAAGGTGACGGAGATGGACGCGCTGGTCGCCTATCTCCAGATGCTCGGCACGCTGGTCGACTTCTCGATCTACGACAACAAGGCCAACCTGCGCTGA
- a CDS encoding response regulator, with amino-acid sequence MTIHIVEDDPGVGDSLALLLGEIGHQVEVYPDAESFFEHVPPGSQDIVIVDLGLPGVSGVQLIRWVARLTSPPRVIAITGQSRRAIAELFGDDLPPVLLRKPLTEEALVALL; translated from the coding sequence GTGACTATCCATATCGTCGAAGACGATCCGGGAGTGGGCGATTCGCTTGCCCTGCTGCTTGGGGAAATCGGGCATCAGGTCGAGGTGTATCCTGACGCCGAGAGTTTCTTCGAGCATGTGCCTCCCGGGTCTCAGGATATTGTGATCGTTGACCTCGGCCTGCCGGGAGTGAGCGGGGTCCAGCTTATCCGCTGGGTCGCCCGTCTGACGTCGCCTCCGCGTGTCATCGCCATCACCGGCCAGTCGCGCCGCGCCATCGCAGAGCTGTTCGGCGATGATCTGCCGCCTGTACTTTTACGCAAGCCACTGACCGAAGAAGCTCTCGTCGCGCTTTTGTAA
- a CDS encoding cbb3-type cytochrome c oxidase subunit 3: MNESYEAAASFAQTWGLVYFVVLFAGVVAYALWPRNAKRFDDAAQIPLRED; this comes from the coding sequence ATGAACGAGAGTTACGAGGCCGCCGCCAGCTTCGCCCAGACGTGGGGACTGGTCTATTTCGTGGTGCTTTTCGCAGGCGTGGTCGCCTATGCGCTCTGGCCGAGAAACGCCAAGCGCTTCGACGACGCGGCACAGATCCCCTTGCGGGAGGATTGA
- a CDS encoding Crp/Fnr family transcriptional regulator, whose amino-acid sequence MAYLERTSETMGHGAVAARSTREAVETPQARTQRHDQHHVIFYEGDAAERIYELQDGIIMLYKLLPDGRRQVVEILTRGMIFGTAGGPRYDVSAETLTPVRLLVHERREVDASAVLQGHVARCLMAQMEGLHEHAMLLGRKSAMERVASYFMRMVPNRGGEGCAGPASDTCDPHNLVLNMTRQEIADYLGLTIETVSRVISELKRRGVIRLERQDRIHVTRVCGLCQLTGIH is encoded by the coding sequence ATGGCCTACCTGGAACGTACGTCCGAGACGATGGGGCATGGAGCGGTCGCGGCGCGCAGCACGCGCGAAGCCGTGGAGACCCCGCAGGCGCGCACCCAGCGCCATGACCAGCATCACGTGATCTTCTACGAGGGCGATGCCGCCGAGCGGATCTACGAGCTGCAGGACGGCATCATCATGCTCTACAAGCTCCTGCCCGACGGGCGTCGCCAGGTCGTGGAGATCCTGACCCGCGGCATGATCTTCGGGACCGCCGGCGGACCGCGCTATGACGTCTCCGCCGAGACGCTGACGCCCGTGCGCCTTCTGGTCCACGAGCGCCGCGAGGTCGATGCCTCCGCCGTTCTTCAGGGCCACGTCGCCAGGTGCCTGATGGCCCAGATGGAAGGCCTGCACGAGCACGCCATGCTGCTCGGCCGCAAGTCGGCGATGGAGCGTGTCGCCAGCTACTTCATGCGCATGGTGCCGAACCGCGGCGGCGAGGGCTGCGCGGGTCCGGCTTCCGATACCTGCGACCCGCACAATCTGGTGCTGAACATGACCCGCCAGGAGATCGCCGACTATCTTGGCCTCACCATCGAGACCGTAAGCCGGGTGATTTCCGAACTGAAGCGGCGCGGTGTGATCCGTCTGGAGCGTCAGGACCGTATTCATGTGACGCGCGTCTGCGGTCTCTGCCAGCTGACGGGCATTCACTGA
- a CDS encoding GNAT family N-acetyltransferase, translated as MTLSLPSLPLRTARLILRPFEDRDYDAYAAYHGRSDVYRFLYSFPPEADELRQQFEGAQQPDLSKDGATMTLAVERSQDGCVLGEVLLKVASTAALQGELGYIFDPAHAGAGYATEAAGEVLRAGFENIGFHRIFARIDAQNHGSVKVAERLGLRREAHFRQNDRHDGRWGDEFVYALLAEECPASG; from the coding sequence ATGACGCTTTCCCTGCCTTCGCTTCCCCTTCGCACCGCCCGCCTGATCCTGAGACCTTTCGAAGACCGCGACTACGATGCCTATGCCGCCTATCACGGGCGCAGCGACGTTTACCGCTTCCTCTACAGCTTCCCGCCGGAGGCAGATGAGCTGCGGCAGCAGTTCGAAGGGGCACAGCAGCCGGATCTGTCGAAGGACGGAGCGACGATGACGCTGGCGGTGGAGCGCAGCCAGGACGGCTGCGTGCTCGGCGAAGTTCTTCTGAAGGTCGCAAGCACCGCCGCGCTGCAGGGCGAGCTCGGCTATATCTTCGATCCTGCCCACGCGGGAGCGGGCTATGCGACGGAAGCGGCCGGCGAGGTGCTGCGGGCCGGTTTCGAGAACATCGGCTTTCACCGGATCTTCGCGCGGATCGACGCGCAGAACCACGGCTCGGTGAAGGTGGCCGAGCGGCTCGGGCTGAGGCGCGAAGCGCATTTCCGGCAGAACGACCGGCACGACGGGCGATGGGGCGACGAGTTCGTCTACGCGCTGCTGGCCGAAGAGTGCCCGGCGAGCGGCTGA
- the hemN gene encoding oxygen-independent coproporphyrinogen III oxidase: MTDLDQRYATRSVPRYTSYPTAPHFHAGVTGATYGNWLAGLPADEPLSLYLHVPYCRVICNYCGCHTKAARRDEPLLDYTDALLAEIDLVAARLPDRMQAVHIHWGGGTPSLLPRPQFLSVVERLHKHFSFSPAHEHAIELDPRTVTPDLAETLREAGITRASLGVQDFDPVVQKAIGRVQPYEQVAQAVERLRAVGIDALNFDLMYGLPFQTLETITETIRLTQALAPGRIALFGYAHVPWMKKHQRLIDESRLPNAAERIAMADHAREKLLDAGYRAIGLDHFAMPDDDMALALDAGRLRRNFQGYTTDTADTLIGFGASSIGKLPQGYVQNMPDTGGWSRAISDGLLPVARGIALDADDRARAEIIEQLMTEHAADVGAIAAAHGLPLAHFSASIADLAEMIGDGLVTMDGSRIEVTPRGAPYARIAAAAFDIYLQRGVARHSVAV; the protein is encoded by the coding sequence ATGACCGATCTCGACCAACGCTATGCGACACGCTCCGTGCCGCGCTACACCAGCTACCCGACTGCGCCGCATTTCCATGCTGGCGTGACAGGGGCGACCTATGGCAACTGGCTGGCGGGACTGCCCGCAGATGAGCCGCTCTCGCTCTACCTGCACGTCCCCTATTGCCGGGTGATCTGCAACTATTGCGGCTGCCACACCAAGGCGGCGCGCCGCGACGAGCCGCTGCTCGACTATACGGATGCGCTGCTGGCAGAAATCGACCTGGTCGCGGCCAGGCTGCCGGACCGCATGCAGGCGGTGCACATCCACTGGGGCGGGGGCACACCGAGCCTCCTGCCGCGGCCGCAATTCCTGTCCGTGGTCGAGCGGCTGCACAAGCACTTCTCCTTCTCGCCTGCGCATGAACATGCCATCGAGCTGGATCCGCGCACGGTGACACCGGACCTTGCCGAGACGCTGCGCGAGGCCGGGATCACCCGTGCGAGCCTCGGCGTGCAGGATTTCGATCCGGTGGTGCAGAAGGCCATCGGCCGGGTGCAGCCCTACGAGCAGGTGGCGCAGGCGGTGGAGCGGCTGCGTGCCGTTGGCATCGATGCGCTCAATTTCGACCTGATGTACGGCCTGCCCTTCCAGACGCTGGAAACGATAACCGAGACAATCCGGTTGACGCAGGCGCTCGCGCCCGGACGCATCGCCCTGTTCGGCTATGCCCATGTGCCCTGGATGAAGAAGCACCAGCGGCTGATCGATGAAAGCCGGCTGCCCAATGCGGCCGAGCGGATCGCCATGGCGGACCATGCGCGCGAGAAGCTGCTGGATGCCGGCTACCGGGCCATCGGCCTCGATCATTTCGCCATGCCGGATGACGACATGGCGCTGGCGCTCGATGCCGGGCGGCTGCGGCGCAACTTCCAGGGCTATACGACCGACACGGCCGACACGCTGATCGGGTTCGGTGCCTCCTCCATCGGCAAGCTGCCGCAGGGCTATGTGCAGAACATGCCCGATACCGGCGGCTGGAGCCGGGCGATCAGCGACGGCTTGCTGCCGGTCGCGCGCGGCATCGCACTGGATGCCGACGACCGGGCACGGGCCGAGATCATCGAACAGCTGATGACGGAGCACGCGGCCGACGTCGGCGCCATCGCCGCCGCCCACGGGCTGCCGCTGGCGCATTTTTCCGCCAGCATTGCCGACCTTGCCGAGATGATCGGCGACGGGCTCGTGACGATGGACGGCAGCCGGATCGAGGTCACCCCGCGCGGGGCCCCCTATGCACGTATCGCAGCCGCCGCCTTCGACATCTATCTGCAACGCGGCGTTGCCCGCCATTCCGTTGCCGTGTGA
- the ccoN gene encoding cytochrome-c oxidase, cbb3-type subunit I: MAQAQAKYITMEEGFFAVFLVVIAFACLIIAGKTYDQVMAFHTAIGSLAAAAGAFIIFRNYFEDRVPAPQEIDGKPNYNLGPIKFGAWAAVFWGVAGFTVGLIIALQLAYPALNFDLPWTSFGRLRPLHTSAVIFAFGGNVLLATSFYVVQRTSRARMPGTIAPWFVILGYNLFIVIAGTGYLLGATQSKEYAEPEWYADLWLTIVWVAYLLVFLGTLWKRKEPHIYVANWFYLAFIITIAMLHIINNLTVPVSVFGTKSYILWAGVQDAMVQWWYGHNAVGFFLTAGFLAIMYYFVPKRAERPVYSYRLSIVHFWALIFLYIWAGPHHLHYTALPQWASTLGATFSIILWMPSWGGMINGLMTLSGAWDKLRTDPVLRMMVVSIAFYGMSTFEGPLMSLRSVNSLSHYTDWTIGHVHSGALGWVGYISFGALYCLIPWLWNKKQVYSLKLVNWHFWISTIGIVLYICAMWVSGIMQGLMWRAYDAMGFLEYSFIETVEAMHPFYVIRALGGALFVAGSLIMAYNLWMTVRHGEAEEAEALPAGAMAPAE; encoded by the coding sequence ATGGCTCAAGCTCAAGCCAAGTACATTACGATGGAGGAAGGCTTCTTCGCCGTATTCCTCGTCGTGATCGCCTTCGCCTGCCTCATCATCGCCGGTAAGACGTATGATCAGGTCATGGCTTTTCACACCGCTATCGGCTCGCTCGCTGCGGCTGCCGGCGCCTTCATCATCTTCCGGAACTATTTCGAGGACCGGGTCCCGGCGCCGCAGGAAATCGACGGCAAGCCGAACTACAACCTGGGTCCGATCAAGTTCGGCGCCTGGGCGGCCGTGTTCTGGGGCGTCGCCGGCTTCACGGTCGGCCTGATCATCGCCCTGCAGCTCGCCTATCCGGCGCTGAACTTCGACCTGCCCTGGACGAGTTTCGGCCGGCTGCGCCCGCTGCACACTTCGGCCGTGATCTTCGCCTTCGGCGGCAACGTGCTGCTCGCCACGTCCTTCTACGTGGTCCAGCGCACCAGCCGCGCCCGCATGCCGGGCACGATCGCTCCCTGGTTCGTCATCCTCGGATACAACCTCTTCATCGTCATCGCCGGTACGGGCTACCTGCTCGGCGCGACGCAGTCGAAGGAGTATGCGGAGCCGGAGTGGTACGCCGATCTGTGGCTGACCATCGTCTGGGTGGCGTATCTCCTCGTCTTCCTCGGCACGCTGTGGAAGCGCAAGGAGCCGCACATCTACGTGGCGAACTGGTTCTACCTCGCCTTCATCATCACCATCGCGATGCTGCACATCATCAACAACCTGACGGTGCCGGTATCGGTGTTCGGGACCAAGTCCTACATCCTGTGGGCGGGCGTTCAGGACGCGATGGTGCAGTGGTGGTACGGCCATAACGCGGTCGGCTTCTTCCTGACCGCCGGCTTCCTGGCCATCATGTACTACTTCGTGCCCAAGCGCGCCGAGCGGCCGGTCTACTCATACCGCCTGTCGATCGTGCACTTCTGGGCGCTGATCTTCCTGTACATCTGGGCCGGTCCCCACCACCTCCACTACACGGCTCTGCCGCAGTGGGCCTCGACGCTGGGTGCCACCTTCTCGATCATCCTGTGGATGCCTTCCTGGGGCGGCATGATCAACGGCCTGATGACCCTGTCGGGTGCATGGGACAAGCTGCGGACCGATCCGGTGCTGCGCATGATGGTCGTCTCCATCGCCTTCTACGGCATGTCGACCTTCGAAGGCCCGCTGATGAGCCTGCGTTCCGTCAACTCGCTGTCGCACTACACGGACTGGACCATCGGTCACGTCCACTCGGGTGCGCTCGGCTGGGTCGGCTACATCTCCTTCGGCGCCCTCTACTGCCTGATCCCCTGGCTGTGGAACAAGAAGCAGGTCTACTCGCTGAAGCTGGTGAACTGGCACTTCTGGATCTCCACCATCGGCATCGTGCTCTACATCTGCGCGATGTGGGTGTCGGGCATCATGCAGGGCCTGATGTGGCGCGCCTATGATGCCATGGGTTTCCTCGAGTACTCGTTCATCGAGACCGTCGAAGCCATGCATCCCTTCTATGTCATCCGTGCCCTGGGCGGCGCCCTGTTCGTCGCAGGCTCGCTGATCATGGCCTACAACCTTTGGATGACCGTGCGGCATGGCGAGGCTGAAGAAGCCGAAGCCCTTCCCGCCGGCGCCATGGCTCCGGCCGAGTAA
- the ccoP gene encoding cytochrome-c oxidase, cbb3-type subunit III, with translation MADGYKKEVDHISGVETTGHEWDGLKELNNPLPKWWLYIFYATIVWSIGYWVVYPSWPLVSSYTAGVLGDSQRANALAAYEAGMAERAQIGETLVNASLEEIESTQSLLEFAMANGRAAFGDNCAACHGTGALGATGYPNLQDDNWIWGGSLEEIHQTLQYGIRSGHDETRMGDMPSFGADGMLDKEQITQVANFVGSRAGLEPEAGVDLAAGEQVYVENCAACHGDDLKGMKEVGAPNLTANNYLYGKSVDAIRAQVTNARNSVMPAWAPRLDPATVKSLAVYVHALGGGN, from the coding sequence ATGGCTGACGGGTACAAGAAGGAGGTCGACCACATCTCCGGCGTCGAGACGACCGGACACGAGTGGGACGGCCTGAAGGAACTGAACAATCCGCTGCCGAAGTGGTGGCTCTACATCTTCTACGCCACGATCGTGTGGTCCATCGGCTACTGGGTGGTCTATCCGTCCTGGCCGCTGGTCTCCAGCTACACGGCCGGCGTTCTCGGCGACAGCCAGCGCGCCAATGCGCTGGCCGCGTACGAGGCCGGGATGGCGGAGCGGGCGCAGATCGGCGAGACGCTGGTCAATGCCTCGCTCGAGGAGATCGAGTCCACCCAGTCGCTGCTGGAGTTCGCCATGGCCAACGGCCGTGCCGCCTTCGGCGACAACTGCGCCGCCTGCCACGGCACCGGCGCGCTGGGTGCGACCGGCTATCCGAACCTGCAGGACGACAACTGGATCTGGGGCGGCTCGCTGGAGGAAATCCACCAGACGCTGCAATACGGCATCCGCTCGGGTCATGACGAGACGCGCATGGGCGACATGCCCTCCTTCGGCGCCGACGGCATGCTCGACAAGGAGCAGATCACCCAGGTGGCAAACTTCGTCGGCAGCCGTGCGGGCCTCGAGCCGGAAGCGGGCGTCGACCTTGCCGCCGGCGAGCAGGTCTATGTCGAGAACTGCGCCGCCTGTCACGGCGACGACCTGAAGGGGATGAAGGAGGTCGGTGCTCCCAATCTGACCGCCAACAACTACCTCTATGGCAAGTCGGTCGACGCGATCCGCGCGCAGGTGACCAACGCCCGCAACAGCGTCATGCCGGCCTGGGCCCCGCGCCTCGATCCGGCGACGGTGAAGTCGCTGGCGGTCTACGTCCACGCCCTGGGCGGCGGCAATTGA